A genomic segment from Halobellus litoreus encodes:
- a CDS encoding amphi-Trp domain-containing protein gives MRNNKQESETEAKSADDETEREGEKMMNRADAAGVLREVADGVENGRIDIEGDNGFTVAVPERFELEVEYEVTEDEAEFDVELEWQMEGGEPVSVDESHE, from the coding sequence ATGAGAAACAATAAACAAGAATCCGAGACCGAAGCGAAATCGGCAGACGATGAGACGGAGCGTGAAGGGGAGAAGATGATGAATCGAGCAGACGCTGCGGGAGTTCTTCGGGAAGTCGCTGATGGTGTCGAGAATGGGAGAATTGACATTGAGGGGGACAATGGCTTCACAGTGGCAGTTCCAGAACGGTTTGAACTGGAAGTTGAGTACGAGGTCACCGAGGACGAGGCCGAATTCGATGTCGAACTTGAATGGCAGATGGAAGGAGGCGAACCGGTATCCGTAGACGAATCTCACGAATGA
- a CDS encoding DUF6159 family protein, translated as MTSKYRRGFEITRDSLRIFTQRPTLLVLPALSLLAVGSAFAVLGAIIIQRGLLTSLLTNDLYKYSVLFCAIAISSSVATFFNAAVVHCAAQLFDGDQTSVRDGLAAAWRARLQIALWAVTAATLGTVLYILDEKFGVVGSLTRAVFDLAWALLTFFIVPVIVLDERRSLRRQLRRSGSLFRDTWGESVSATLGVSFVFLLVALPGVALGAAGYFVLDGIVAVGALVSGGGIVVASIVGSQTASAIVRTALYRYATTGKQVGPLEARDPDTVFPES; from the coding sequence ATGACCTCGAAATACCGACGCGGTTTCGAGATCACCCGTGACAGTCTCCGCATCTTCACCCAGCGACCGACGCTTCTGGTCCTTCCGGCTTTGAGTCTCCTCGCCGTCGGGAGCGCATTCGCCGTCCTCGGAGCGATCATCATCCAACGGGGCCTCCTCACGTCGCTTCTCACGAACGACCTCTACAAGTACAGCGTGTTGTTCTGTGCGATTGCGATCTCCTCAAGCGTGGCGACGTTTTTCAACGCTGCCGTGGTGCACTGCGCGGCACAACTGTTCGATGGAGACCAGACCTCGGTTCGGGATGGCCTCGCCGCGGCGTGGCGTGCTCGCCTGCAGATCGCCCTGTGGGCAGTCACCGCTGCGACGCTCGGCACAGTCCTGTACATCCTCGACGAGAAATTCGGCGTCGTCGGGAGCCTGACGCGGGCCGTCTTCGATCTCGCGTGGGCACTCCTGACGTTTTTCATCGTGCCGGTCATCGTCCTCGACGAGCGGCGGAGTCTGCGTCGGCAACTCCGTCGGAGCGGATCGCTCTTCCGAGACACGTGGGGTGAAAGCGTCTCCGCCACGCTTGGCGTGAGTTTCGTCTTCCTACTCGTTGCGCTCCCGGGCGTCGCGCTGGGTGCGGCTGGATACTTCGTTCTCGATGGCATAGTCGCCGTGGGTGCGCTCGTCAGTGGCGGTGGGATCGTCGTCGCTTCCATCGTGGGGTCGCAGACGGCCTCTGCGATCGTCCGAACGGCGCTCTACCGCTATGCGACGACGGGTAAACAAGTCGGTCCACTCGAGGCTCGGGACCCGGACACGGTCTTCCCCGAGAGTTGA
- a CDS encoding peptidase yields the protein MAALQTTPPSVSAAIAALVGLALVGSLLGAIGSAVVRRLGNPVGKYRLLYGAVLFPYTLLAYAVFALTGFGAAVLTTLPAAPDLVTGILVDFVTFLAAGCVWIVSYLPTVRGIRDVRDVDLATSTSIWKMTRYVIGVSALLTVVLVPLQVGSIESSPLALAVGLVALVLGMLYAAPWLISILRSTSTPTGDTADRVERLRHRAGLTVRDVRILDTENEETAETLVRGPPNYRRLFVTSTFLDVFDDEAASALLAIEAGKLRAHVFEVRVGTVLVAGIALIASVTDIGPRWPLLGLSLGSVFVGFWLSQRRIRAADEYAAEKVGRTTVADALGEYAEVHALEPTRRRIPNPLSIKVALGDRIDRLRTASEQ from the coding sequence ATGGCCGCCCTCCAAACGACGCCGCCTTCAGTCAGTGCTGCGATTGCTGCGCTCGTGGGACTCGCGCTCGTCGGAAGTCTTCTCGGAGCGATCGGTAGCGCTGTCGTTCGCCGGCTGGGAAACCCCGTCGGAAAGTACCGGCTGCTGTATGGGGCCGTACTCTTCCCGTACACACTGCTCGCCTACGCCGTGTTCGCCCTCACCGGGTTCGGCGCTGCCGTCCTCACCACGCTGCCCGCCGCTCCGGACCTTGTGACCGGGATTCTCGTGGATTTCGTCACGTTCCTCGCCGCCGGCTGTGTCTGGATCGTTTCGTATCTCCCGACGGTACGGGGGATCCGCGATGTGCGCGACGTTGATCTCGCCACCAGTACGTCAATCTGGAAGATGACACGGTACGTTATCGGAGTCAGTGCGCTTCTCACCGTGGTGCTCGTCCCACTGCAAGTGGGCTCGATCGAGTCCTCACCGCTCGCCCTGGCTGTCGGACTCGTAGCGCTCGTGCTCGGGATGCTGTACGCAGCACCGTGGCTCATCTCAATCCTTCGCTCGACATCGACGCCGACTGGAGACACTGCGGATCGAGTGGAGCGACTCCGTCACCGCGCAGGACTCACCGTTCGGGACGTACGGATCCTCGACACCGAAAACGAAGAAACGGCGGAAACGCTCGTTCGTGGCCCGCCGAACTACCGGCGGCTCTTCGTGACGAGCACGTTTCTCGATGTCTTCGACGACGAAGCCGCCTCAGCGTTGCTAGCGATTGAGGCCGGGAAACTTCGAGCCCACGTCTTTGAGGTCAGAGTTGGGACGGTTCTCGTGGCTGGCATCGCTCTGATCGCGTCCGTCACCGATATCGGTCCGCGGTGGCCGTTACTCGGGCTCTCACTCGGATCGGTTTTCGTCGGGTTTTGGCTCTCGCAACGACGGATCCGTGCGGCTGACGAGTATGCTGCCGAAAAGGTCGGGCGAACGACTGTTGCTGACGCGCTGGGCGAGTACGCCGAGGTGCACGCGCTCGAACCGACACGACGACGAATTCCGAATCCGCTCTCTATCAAGGTCGCCCTCGGAGATCGTATCGATCGGCTTCGAACAGCAAGCGAACAGTGA
- a CDS encoding CPBP family intramembrane glutamic endopeptidase, giving the protein MWFIVSLPSEISAALETRRGRRVRAAFAGLGITVSALLAGLIGVVLTGGLVSVFDLAESPVVRVLQGNYIQVGFAGFAVAYLLWQGDWNRYIKVRWPTLEDLGWIVGLPLLFAVQGVVLPPVLAAVGLPHPQPGTGMEELALETRPLLWPVAFVGMYLFAAPAEELVYRGIVQGRLRAVFDTLGVVVLAGLLFGVLHFLVGLMTQGVSFGGSLYWGIDTVIPGLAWGYAYERTENLVVTAVTHAMVWTVTLHEIVLHALPI; this is encoded by the coding sequence GTGTGGTTCATCGTGAGTCTCCCGTCCGAGATTTCAGCCGCCTTGGAAACGAGACGCGGACGACGAGTTCGTGCGGCTTTCGCTGGGCTTGGGATCACCGTCAGTGCGTTGCTCGCTGGCTTAATCGGCGTTGTGTTAACAGGAGGTCTCGTCTCGGTATTTGATCTCGCTGAATCACCGGTCGTTCGGGTTCTCCAAGGGAATTATATTCAAGTCGGGTTCGCTGGCTTCGCTGTCGCGTACCTGCTCTGGCAAGGTGACTGGAACCGATATATCAAGGTCCGATGGCCCACTCTCGAAGACCTCGGCTGGATCGTCGGGTTGCCCCTTCTCTTTGCGGTCCAAGGAGTCGTTCTCCCGCCGGTACTAGCCGCGGTCGGACTTCCCCATCCACAGCCAGGGACCGGGATGGAAGAACTCGCGTTAGAGACTCGGCCCTTGCTCTGGCCGGTCGCGTTCGTCGGGATGTATCTGTTCGCTGCGCCGGCTGAGGAGCTTGTCTACCGCGGAATCGTTCAAGGTCGGCTTCGCGCTGTCTTCGATACCCTCGGTGTTGTGGTCCTCGCCGGACTGTTGTTCGGGGTGCTGCATTTCCTGGTCGGATTGATGACGCAGGGCGTGAGTTTCGGTGGCAGCCTCTACTGGGGGATCGACACAGTGATTCCCGGGTTGGCTTGGGGGTACGCGTACGAACGCACGGAGAACCTCGTGGTCACGGCAGTCACACACGCGATGGTCTGGACCGTCACACTCCACGAAATCGTGCTCCACGCACTTCCGATATAG
- a CDS encoding DUF5518 domain-containing protein: protein MGFLIELVDMELDWLLEEDTPTYVHALFGGVVGILVVTIHNLFVGAESYYNLSGVIIGSALAGFLAANGSGQFKKAGMGAGILGTVPAFAWSSGFLRDWFLTSASEGGLVFGVLLLSMLILATGMLAILIGVFGGVLGGWIAGKVNPEIRG, encoded by the coding sequence ATGGGCTTCTTGATTGAATTGGTCGATATGGAACTAGATTGGTTGTTGGAAGAAGATACGCCAACGTATGTGCACGCGCTTTTTGGCGGGGTAGTCGGTATTCTGGTGGTGACTATACATAATTTGTTCGTTGGTGCAGAGTCGTATTATAACCTCTCGGGAGTGATTATTGGGAGTGCTCTCGCCGGATTTCTCGCCGCAAACGGATCGGGTCAGTTCAAAAAAGCTGGTATGGGTGCTGGCATTCTCGGAACGGTTCCTGCCTTTGCGTGGTCGTCTGGCTTTCTACGTGACTGGTTCCTCACGTCGGCTTCGGAAGGCGGGCTGGTATTCGGGGTTCTGCTTCTGAGTATGCTTATCCTTGCCACGGGGATGTTAGCGATACTGATCGGAGTATTCGGCGGCGTCTTGGGTGGATGGATTGCTGGGAAAGTCAATCCAGAAATCCGTGGATAA